One genomic window of Flavobacteriales bacterium TMED191 includes the following:
- a CDS encoding T9SS C-terminal target domain-containing protein translates to MKRIFTLLLSFLALSFSFAQSNANIKVKRNAKEAPIKLVQTDVNIEPRSVDCIWESDFSNAADWNIAHDVSDCSLDWEIGQNLECSGSYPIAAVESANGYYAMLDSDAYGGEEGGTEVEDSWLTMASPVDCSTFDNVIVEFDTWYRSYNSEKCFLVVSTDGTFPEDLTPSTEEDPASGIYEIFPEISTVDVGGSPATNPATRRINISEAAGGQSQVWVRFNWVGTWGYAWFIDRVCVAQQPADDITLSYGLVSHNGTGEEYGRVPLSQLGDGAYTGGSVYNFGVNDATDVDLSMEVTDATGYPVTSQSGYSMYGLDADGFLDMTTTISGPIASDVSVYFEDMTPMSSVPEGIYTATFSASSDGDSNGGEYFGDNTATREFELTNGLYSTDGLGVYSNPSINRLGTGSFTDATDGFMMMSYYDISATTTIGGVWIGLDSYAYETPATVAGGELVVALRDTTLISAETFDPGNVIESSDFYLVTQEDIDNGYVVVPFSENITLNPNAYFVSVEMYSNGNATDIYILDDETIPQPFYMSMIYIPGDAAYSNGTAAAIRMITGDAVSEIISLNENNLDLNIYPNPSNGNVNIEIDENGDYLVQINDVVGKNIYRNNINNNTSLNLEGLNKGIYFVTISNEEKSNTTKLIIE, encoded by the coding sequence ATGAAAAGAATTTTTACTTTATTATTATCTTTTTTAGCATTATCGTTTTCATTTGCACAATCTAATGCAAATATAAAAGTTAAGCGAAATGCCAAAGAAGCTCCAATTAAATTAGTGCAAACAGATGTTAACATAGAGCCAAGATCTGTAGATTGTATTTGGGAAAGCGATTTTTCCAATGCTGCTGACTGGAATATTGCTCATGATGTATCAGACTGCTCTTTAGATTGGGAAATTGGACAAAACCTAGAATGTAGCGGATCATATCCAATTGCGGCAGTTGAATCTGCGAATGGTTATTATGCTATGCTTGACTCTGACGCATATGGAGGAGAAGAAGGTGGAACAGAAGTGGAAGACTCATGGTTAACTATGGCAAGTCCTGTTGACTGTTCTACATTTGATAATGTTATTGTAGAATTTGATACATGGTATAGAAGCTACAATAGTGAAAAATGTTTTTTAGTCGTTAGTACTGATGGAACCTTTCCTGAGGACTTAACACCATCAACAGAAGAAGATCCTGCTAGTGGTATTTATGAAATTTTTCCTGAAATATCTACTGTAGATGTTGGTGGTTCTCCTGCAACCAATCCTGCTACTAGAAGAATTAATATTTCAGAGGCTGCAGGTGGACAGTCTCAAGTATGGGTCCGATTTAATTGGGTTGGAACTTGGGGATATGCATGGTTTATAGACAGAGTTTGTGTTGCTCAACAGCCTGCTGATGACATCACACTATCATACGGATTAGTCAGTCATAACGGTACTGGCGAAGAATATGGTAGAGTGCCTCTTTCACAATTAGGAGATGGAGCATACACTGGCGGAAGCGTATATAACTTTGGAGTAAATGATGCAACTGATGTTGATTTATCAATGGAAGTTACAGACGCTACTGGTTATCCTGTAACATCACAATCTGGATATTCAATGTATGGACTAGATGCAGATGGATTCTTAGATATGACCACTACTATTAGTGGACCTATTGCTAGCGATGTAAGTGTTTATTTTGAAGATATGACACCAATGAGTAGTGTTCCTGAAGGAATATACACTGCAACATTCTCAGCATCTTCAGATGGAGACTCTAATGGTGGAGAATACTTTGGAGATAATACAGCTACAAGAGAATTTGAACTAACAAATGGATTATATTCAACTGATGGTCTAGGTGTTTACTCAAATCCTTCAATAAATAGATTAGGTACGGGTTCATTTACTGATGCTACTGACGGATTTATGATGATGTCATACTATGATATATCTGCAACTACAACAATAGGTGGTGTTTGGATTGGTTTAGACTCTTATGCATATGAAACACCCGCAACTGTAGCAGGGGGAGAACTTGTTGTAGCTCTTAGAGATACAACTCTGATATCAGCTGAAACTTTCGATCCAGGTAACGTTATTGAATCAAGTGACTTCTACTTAGTAACTCAAGAGGATATTGACAATGGATATGTAGTTGTACCATTTAGTGAAAATATCACACTAAATCCAAATGCATACTTTGTATCTGTCGAAATGTATAGTAACGGAAATGCGACTGATATATATATATTAGATGACGAAACAATTCCTCAGCCTTTCTATATGAGCATGATTTATATTCCAGGTGATGCCGCATATTCAAATGGAACCGCAGCAGCAATTAGAATGATTACTGGAGATGCCGTATCTGAAATTATTAGTCTAAACGAAAATAATTTAGATTTAAATATTTACCCAAATCCATCTAATGGAAATGTAAATATTGAAATAGATGAGAACGGTGACTACTTAGTCCAAATAAACGATGTTGTAGGTAAAAATATATATAGAAATAACATTAATAATAACACTTCATTGAATCTGGAGGGTTTAAATAAAGGTATATATTTTGTAACTATTTCTAACGAAGAAAAATCAAATACAACTAAATTAATTATCGAATAG